The following are encoded in a window of Lactobacillus panisapium genomic DNA:
- the holA gene encoding DNA polymerase III subunit delta has product MTLLSLFKNTASNNPQTILVGEDSFLNDYLSRSLMHEERFSSYEKVIIDCETDGLDNLIADITESSLFSQKKMIIVKNPFFLTAKVPKKYQKQVNQLQQIFTNMDQLDDVLVLVASYEKLDRRKKLTKTVLKQFNVIETKVKTYEISKITKSLITAEGYQISKSALQLLLERSDQILDTILSNFNKLKVAAVDQKITETLIKQNVDLSFAQNVFAILETALKHHYREALDRLDNQLREGSSPVQLLAVFENQLELILVAKILKSRGRSEPEIVRELAVHPYRIKLALNNNLEITQLASLLNEAIRLDYNYKNGQYREDNFLKLFILSV; this is encoded by the coding sequence ATGACACTACTTTCCTTATTTAAAAATACCGCCAGCAATAATCCGCAGACGATACTGGTTGGTGAAGATAGCTTTTTAAATGACTATCTTTCCCGTTCGTTGATGCATGAAGAGCGCTTTTCTTCCTATGAAAAAGTGATAATAGATTGTGAAACTGATGGTTTGGATAATCTAATTGCCGATATCACGGAATCTAGTTTATTTAGTCAAAAAAAGATGATAATCGTGAAGAATCCTTTTTTCCTGACTGCCAAGGTTCCCAAAAAGTACCAAAAGCAAGTAAATCAATTGCAACAGATTTTTACTAATATGGATCAATTGGATGATGTTCTGGTATTAGTAGCCTCGTATGAGAAATTAGACCGCCGAAAAAAATTAACGAAAACAGTTTTAAAACAGTTTAATGTCATAGAGACAAAAGTTAAGACCTATGAAATTAGTAAAATAACCAAATCATTAATTACGGCCGAAGGTTATCAAATTTCAAAGTCTGCTTTACAGTTGTTGCTTGAACGAAGCGACCAAATTTTAGATACGATTTTAAGCAACTTTAATAAATTGAAAGTTGCTGCGGTCGATCAAAAAATTACTGAAACACTAATTAAGCAGAATGTTGATCTATCTTTTGCCCAGAATGTTTTTGCAATACTTGAAACGGCGTTAAAACATCATTATCGTGAAGCGTTAGATCGGCTAGATAATCAGTTGCGCGAAGGTAGCAGTCCCGTTCAATTATTAGCCGTTTTTGAAAATCAATTAGAATTGATTTTAGTAGCTAAGATTTTGAAAAGTCGGGGTAGGAGTGAGCCAGAAATAGTTCGAGAGCTTGCTGTTCATCCATACCGGATTAAATTGGCGTTAAACAATAATTTGGAAATCACGCAACTGGCTAGTTTACTAAATGAGGCAATAAGGTTAGATTATAATTATAAAAATGGCCAATATCGTGAAGATAATTTTTTAAAGCTATTTATTTTAAGCGTCTAA
- the rpsT gene encoding 30S ribosomal protein S20 yields the protein MPQIKSAIKRVKTQDAARKRNAAQMSELRTAVKKFKTAQAAGAENASELHVAAARALDKAASKGLIHKNKASRDKSRLAKLAK from the coding sequence ATGCCACAAATCAAATCAGCTATTAAGCGTGTTAAAACTCAAGACGCTGCTAGAAAGCGCAATGCTGCTCAAATGTCAGAATTAAGAACTGCTGTTAAGAAGTTCAAGACTGCTCAAGCCGCTGGTGCTGAAAACGCCTCCGAATTACATGTTGCTGCTGCTCGTGCTTTGGACAAGGCTGCTTCAAAAGGTCTTATTCATAAAAACAAGGCTAGCCGTGACAAGAGTCGCTTAGCTAAGTTAGCTAAATAA
- the rpsO gene encoding 30S ribosomal protein S15, which yields MAISKAEKDEIIKQFATHEGDTGSTEVQVAILTKDINNLTEHMRQHSHDHHSYVGLLKKIGHRRNLLRYLQDNDINRYRELIKKLGLRR from the coding sequence ATGGCAATTTCTAAAGCAGAAAAAGATGAAATTATTAAGCAATTTGCTACTCACGAAGGTGACACTGGTTCAACCGAAGTACAAGTTGCTATCCTAACTAAAGATATTAACAATTTAACTGAACACATGAGACAACACTCTCATGACCACCACTCATACGTTGGTTTGCTCAAGAAGATTGGTCACCGTCGTAATTTACTTCGTTATTTACAAGACAACGATATTAATCGTTACCGTGAATTAATCAAGAAGTTAGGTTTGCGTCGTTAA